Proteins from a genomic interval of Chroococcidiopsis thermalis PCC 7203:
- a CDS encoding SUMF1/EgtB/PvdO family nonheme iron enzyme: protein MKSSSIKFRASDRPQQRHQLKEWYEQCRQGTLAIFEQVDEETFRAQVHPDFSPVGWHFGHIAYTESLWLRERSAGLAPLFPEHRRLFMADGLPKCDRVKLPGKAVIRHYLDTVRKEIFQILETIDLDRHERLWRWMLQHESQHCETIAFLLQLSGSRDELGAGSREKRVGGVGEAGEENTHYPLPTTNYQNQMIKIPAGYFEQGSNTTDALDNERPAHQVYLDTYWIDRYPVTCAEYRLFMKAGGYHNPVWWSENGWQWLQREQIARPLYWLEDPQYDNHPVCGVSWYEAEAYAKFADKRLPTEAEWEKAASWDALNSHHRTYPWGEIEPNLDRCNHNYAIAQTTPVNAHPNGRSAYGCEDMLGNVWEWTACVFDGYAGFASYPYTGYSQVYFDGQHQVLKGGSWATRPWALRASFRNWYHPGVRQILAGFRCAKK from the coding sequence TTGAAATCCAGTTCCATCAAATTTAGAGCAAGCGATCGCCCCCAGCAACGTCACCAACTAAAAGAATGGTACGAGCAGTGTCGTCAAGGAACTTTAGCTATATTCGAGCAAGTAGACGAGGAAACTTTCCGCGCTCAAGTACACCCCGACTTTAGCCCTGTGGGATGGCATTTCGGTCATATTGCCTACACAGAATCTCTGTGGTTGCGAGAGCGCAGTGCGGGACTAGCACCATTATTTCCCGAACACCGCCGCCTATTTATGGCTGACGGTTTACCAAAATGCGATCGCGTTAAGTTGCCAGGTAAAGCCGTTATTCGTCACTATCTAGATACAGTCAGAAAAGAAATTTTCCAAATCCTAGAAACAATAGACTTAGATCGACACGAACGCCTCTGGCGCTGGATGCTACAACACGAAAGCCAGCACTGCGAGACGATCGCGTTTTTATTGCAATTATCAGGGAGCAGGGACGAGCTGGGAGCAGGGAGCAGGGAAAAGAGAGTTGGGGGAGTTGGGGAGGCTGGGGAAGAAAATACCCATTACCCATTACCAACTACCAACTACCAAAATCAAATGATAAAAATCCCTGCTGGATATTTCGAGCAGGGGAGTAATACCACTGACGCTTTAGATAACGAGCGTCCAGCACATCAAGTTTATTTAGATACCTACTGGATCGATCGCTATCCCGTGACTTGCGCTGAATATCGCCTGTTTATGAAGGCGGGAGGCTATCATAATCCGGTGTGGTGGTCGGAAAATGGTTGGCAATGGTTGCAACGAGAACAAATCGCTCGACCCCTTTACTGGTTAGAAGATCCGCAATACGATAATCATCCCGTTTGTGGTGTCAGTTGGTACGAAGCCGAAGCTTATGCCAAATTTGCCGATAAACGCTTGCCCACAGAAGCCGAATGGGAAAAAGCTGCTAGCTGGGATGCATTAAATAGTCATCATCGTACCTATCCTTGGGGAGAAATAGAGCCAAACCTAGATCGGTGTAATCATAACTACGCGATCGCCCAAACAACACCAGTCAACGCTCATCCCAACGGACGCAGCGCCTATGGTTGTGAAGATATGTTGGGCAATGTTTGGGAATGGACTGCTTGTGTATTTGATGGCTACGCAGGTTTTGCCAGTTATCCCTACACTGGTTATTCCCAAGTTTATTTTGACGGACAGCATCAAGTTCTCAAAGGTGGCAGTTGGGCAACTCGTCCTTGGGCGCTAAGAGCGAGTTTTCGCAATTGGTATCATCCAGGCGTGCGGCAAATCTTGGCAGGGTTTCGGTGTGCGAAGAAATGA
- the egtC gene encoding ergothioneine biosynthesis protein EgtC codes for MCRLLGYLGETVSLEKLLYKPEHSLIVQSYQPREMNSGLLNADGFGVGWYHAQRDTNPFAYKSVLPIWNDLNLPSLSRYVESGCVLAYVRSATLGQAVDLSNCQPFDNQKLLCIHNGRVENFRQTIYRPIRDRLSDFAYQAIKGSTDSEHIFALLLDEVQANPSMSLEQALSATINNLDLLAKSHQTRASANLLISDGKRLIAARFASDRNSPSLYWLRDDPAFPAAVIIASEPLFKGDWHSMPEHSIVSVGEDLEIQFHQI; via the coding sequence ATGTGCCGTTTACTTGGCTACCTCGGTGAAACCGTATCGCTAGAAAAACTGCTGTACAAACCAGAACACTCGTTGATCGTCCAAAGCTATCAACCCCGCGAGATGAATTCTGGATTGCTCAATGCAGACGGCTTTGGAGTTGGTTGGTATCACGCCCAACGCGATACTAATCCGTTTGCCTATAAAAGCGTTCTACCAATTTGGAACGATCTCAATCTGCCCAGTTTGAGTCGTTATGTCGAGTCTGGCTGCGTGCTTGCCTACGTCCGCAGTGCTACGCTGGGACAAGCAGTCGATTTAAGTAACTGCCAACCGTTTGACAATCAAAAGCTTTTGTGCATTCACAACGGGCGGGTAGAAAACTTTCGTCAAACCATCTATCGTCCGATCCGCGATCGCCTCAGCGATTTTGCTTACCAGGCAATTAAAGGTAGTACTGACTCAGAACACATATTTGCGCTATTACTAGATGAAGTCCAAGCCAATCCATCTATGAGTTTAGAGCAAGCATTATCAGCTACCATAAACAATCTCGATCTATTGGCTAAGTCCCATCAAACTAGAGCTTCCGCCAACTTGCTGATAAGCGACGGCAAGCGTCTAATTGCTGCTCGTTTTGCCAGCGATCGCAACTCTCCCTCTCTCTACTGGCTGCGAGACGATCCAGCATTTCCAGCCGCAGTCATCATTGCTTCCGAACCTTTATTTAAAGGTGACTGGCACTCTATGCCAGAACATAGCATCGTCAGTGTAGGAGAAGACCTTGAAATCCAGTTCCATCAAATTTAG